In Littorina saxatilis isolate snail1 linkage group LG8, US_GU_Lsax_2.0, whole genome shotgun sequence, a single genomic region encodes these proteins:
- the LOC138974674 gene encoding uncharacterized protein, which translates to MLKCAIFFGINTFQLHLSLRFYHLIDNCYIILCVTEFIQLFWIVQSWHYFVCALVNTGSRGSSTALLFEWTIALFCFHCFKLKCCFFVFKMVKKCSVVNCKGNYDENNKCRVFRLPKDECEKQKWLDALPPRVNYIPTRENCFICERHWDDPLMIKIPGGSTRPAIPPSVFDVPKSCLPTPQPSSRPVKDEDRLTKLFFARDKITSFESFDPVKDLQKKYNNVLVSRSDKRIVCLLMSDDYSQCSVSVVVENKKTLCSPITLSVFRDGIRVPLGAILRPNNGLNSKSQFFDAVHCAVNSDIPLEEVVKKVVIDLKAAADCSVDHKVKKLEFLTHQLELLAHKQFTPSDICFAIESFPRCSYEQLREFLVLPSKRKLQDVVSSVDKDAVLRNTFNALLPQQKNVFLLIDEVKIRPTVAFAGGILSGMAKNNEECRATSMMCIMMKCLRSGPSVMVSVTPVHKLTAQFQFQAVNEAAAVVERSGGRVIGSITDNHKVNQHFCKLFDRPGENNATVTHPLDNGRPWFLLFDTVHLLKCIRNNWITEKTQKIRLNGQSVASFSDVKQLYEDEKGGILKTTPLTQTCVIPSKLQLQNVQHVLRVFNEKVVGALKMKGCIETASVIETVLNWWNTVNVSKKGLDKRLKDPHRAVQESSSSSLDTFIDIFQEADSGHGSCRIQCLTHDTKKALVQTMQGLKAVCNYLLSSAGFDYVVLRELQSDRLEGEFSVYRASTGSNAFMTAGDVFAACKKRLARYAASYLQSIELQSEPQKHICLGDVIAEDADVIEGCISGVTLTVNEESSCAYVAGWLESKGDLTFDEEEPVVTSEVKDFIETVSRGSLTIPHDCTFQLVQLGLCFVKQARHRACCRKRLSNILSIMASYHSIDMDYPQMYRRLSNVLLNGLHNLEKDNQKNAVLLQTSVKRARLAD; encoded by the coding sequence ATGCTAAAATGTGCAATATTTTTTGGTATAAACACCTTTCAGTTGCATTTATCTCTTAGATTCTATCATCTAATCGACAACTGTTATATTATATTGTGCGTCACTGAATTTATTCAGTTGTTTTGGATCGTACAAAGTTGGCACTATTTTGTTTGCGCATTAGTTAATACAGGAAGCCGTGGTTCGTCTACCGCGCTACTTTTTGAATGGACGATCGCactgttttgttttcattgtttcaaGTTGAAGTGctgtttctttgtcttcaaAATGGTGAAAAAGTGTAGTGTTGTGAACTGCAAGGGCAATTACGATGAGAATAACAAGTGTCGTGTGTTTCGACTACCAAAGGACGAGTGTGAGAAGCAGAAATGGTTGGATGCGCTACCTCCACGTGTGAATTATATCCCCACTCGAGAGAACTGTTTCATTTGTGAGAGGCATTGGGATGACCCTCTTATGATCAAGATTCCTGGTGGTTCCACTCGACCTGCCATTCCTCCAAGTGTGTTTGACGTTCCCAAGTCATGTCTGCCTACACCTCAGCCTTCATCTCGCCCTGTGAAAGATGAAGATCGTCTGACCAAGCTCTTTTTTGCAAGGGACAAGATCACTTCGTTTGAGAGTTTTGATCCTGTCAAAGACCTACAGAAGAAGTATAACAATGTTTTGGTTTCACGTTCAGATAAACGAATTGTGTGTCTTCTCATGTCAGATGACTATAGCCAATGCAGTGTTTCagttgttgttgaaaataagAAGACGTTGTGTTCCCCCATAACTCTCAGTGTTTTCAGAGATGGCATCAGAGTTCCACTAGGTGCAATCCTAAGACCCAACAATGGCCTCAACTCCAAGTCACAGTTCTTTGATGCGGTTCATTGTGCTGTCAACAGTGACATTCCGCTGGAAGAAGTTGTGAAGAAGGTGGTTATTGATCTGAAAGCTGCAGCTGACTGTTCCGTGGATCACAAGGTAAAGAAGTTGGAGTTCTTGACACACCAGTTGGAGTTGTTAGCCCACAAACAGTTCACTCCTAGTGACATTTGCTTTGCCATTGAAAGCTTTCCTCGTTGTAGCTATGAACAGCTGAGGGAGTTTCTGGTGCTACCAAGCAAGCGCAAGCTTCAGGATGTTGTGTCTTCAGTCGACAAGGATGCAGTTTTGCGAAACACATTCAATGCTTTACTCCCTCAGCAGAAGAATGTGTTCTTGTTGATCGACGAGGTCAAAATCCGTCCAACTGTAGCGTTTGCTGGTGGGATTCTCAGTGGCATGGCCAAGAACAATGAAGAGTGCCGTGCAACTTCCATGATGTGCATCATGATGAAGTGTTTGAGAAGCGGTCCCAGTGTGATGGTGTCAGTGACCCCAGTGCACAAGTTGACAGCCCAGTTCCAGTTCCAGGCAGTGAACGAAGCAGCCGCTGTTGTAGAGAGATCTGGGGGACGTGTCATAGGCTCCATCACTGACAATCATAAGGTGAACCAACACTTTTGCAAGCTCTTTGACAGGCCAGGCGAGAACAATGCCACAGTCACACATCCACTCGACAACGGGCGTCCTTGGTTTCTCCTCTTTGATACGGTTCATCTGTTAAAATGCATCCGGAACAACTGGATCACTGAGAAGACACAGAAAATCCGTCTCAATGGCCAGTCAGTTGCTTCTTTCTCTGATGTCAAGCAGCTGTATGAAGATGAGAAAGGCGGCATCCTGAAGACTACCCCTTTGACCCAAACCTGTGTCATTCCATCCAAACTCCAACTGCAGAATGTTCAACATGTTCTTAGAGTCTTCAATGAGAAAGTGGTTGGTGCGCTGAAGATGAAAGGCTGCATTGAGACTGCATCAGTGATAGAGACTGTCCTGAACTGGTGGAACACTGTCAACGTGTCAAAGAAAGGACTGGATAAACGCCTGAAGGATCCCCATCGTGCCGTACAAGAATCCAGTTCCTCGAGTCTGGACACTTTCATTGACATCTTCCAGGAAGCTGATTCAGGGCATGGCTCGTGTCGTATCCAGTGCCTCACCCATGATACCAAGAAGGCACTAGTGCAGACCATGCAGGGACTGAAAGCAGTCTGCAACTACCTCCTTTCATCAGCGGGCTTTGACTATGTTGTGCTGCGTGAACTACAAAGTGACCGTTTAGAGGGAGAATTCTCTGTATACAGGGCGTCAACTGGATCAAATGCCTTCATGACGGCCGGTGATGTGTTTGCAGCATGCAAGAAGCGCCTCGCCCGGTACGCTGCATCCTACCTCCAGTCCATTGAGCTCCAGTCTGAGCCCCAGAAACACATCTGCTTGGGGGATGTCATCGCGGAGGATGCAGATGTGATAGAGGGGTGCATTTCAGGGGTGACCCTCACTGTGAATGAGGAGAGCAGCTGTGCATACGTGGCTGGGTGGCTGGAGAGCAAAGGTGACTTGACATTTGATGAGGAGGAACCAGTTGTGACAAGTGAGGTGAAGGACTTTATTGAGACTGTTTCACGAGGATCCCTCACAATTCCTCATGACTGCACCTTTCAACTGGTTCAACTTGGACTGTGCTTTGTGAAGCAGGCGCGTCATCGTGCATGCTGCCGCAAACGACTCTCCAACATCCTCTCCATCATGGCCAGCTACCACAGCATCGACATGGACTACCCCCAGATGTACCGTCGTCTGTCCAATGTTCTTCTTAATGGATTACACAACCTTGAGAAAGACAATCAGAAGAATGCTGTGCTGCTCCAGACATCCGTGAAGAGGGCTCGGTTGGCGGATTGA
- the LOC138974675 gene encoding uncharacterized protein — translation MVKYTKPDIICGTESWLKQDIKSSEVFPEDYTPYRKDRSTLGGGVFILVHKSLVSTAQPDLDTECELIWTQIHLERNKDLLIGCFYMPHRNDTDLTELDKSLQKINTSKKQKHTVLTGDFNCPDIDWNSGTVPPSAPDRQAQQTLVDLTSSAALTQVHHDNTREDRP, via the coding sequence ATGGTCAAGTATACCAAGCCTGACATTATATGTGGTACAGAATCATGGCTGAAACAGGACATAAAGTCCAGCGAAGTGTTCCCAGAAGATTACACACCATACAGGAAAGACCGCAGCACCCTAGGAGGAGGCGTCTTCATCCTGGTGCACAAGAGCCTGGTCTCTACCGCCCAGCCAGACCTGGACACAGAATGCGAACTCATCTGGACCCAAATCCACTTAGAGAGAAATAAAGATCTCCTGATAGGCTGTTTCTACATGCCTCACAGAAATGACACTGACCTCACAGAACTAGATAAATCTCTACAAAAGATCAACACaagcaagaaacaaaaacacacagtcCTGACTGGCGACTTTAATTGCCCAGACATTGACTGGAACTCAGGTACAGTACCACCAAGTGCCCCTGACCGACAAGCCCAACAGACACTTGTAGACCTCACATCATCAGCCGCACTCACCCAGGTCCATCATGACAACACCAGAGAAGACAGACCTTAA